One window of Medicago truncatula cultivar Jemalong A17 chromosome 2, MtrunA17r5.0-ANR, whole genome shotgun sequence genomic DNA carries:
- the LOC11440582 gene encoding transcription factor bHLH146: MEGQKAKRKRVYSVEPNKVVQAKFTKNYINYLAPALMKIKERRTSIEAKNVESVVKYEVDMAMVFSSQGFAWSNALKTKLQKDGDEGSSRINYQQNEMVPLDFSKKICSKSEANKILVEENIDGDEDEIVDDQLRCLRKLIPGGEEIICDEEMVNELESYVSCLQMQVNILQCLTHQTS; the protein is encoded by the coding sequence atGGAAGGTCAAAAAGCTAAACGCAAACGTGTTTATTCAGTTGAACCAAACAAAGTAGTGCAagcaaaatttactaaaaactacattaattatttagcACCAGCTTTGATGAAGATCAAGGAAAGAAGAACTTCTATAGAAGCCAAGAATGTTGAAAGTGTTGTCAAGTATGAAGTGGACATGGCAATGGTTTTTTCATCTCAAGGTTTTGCATGGAGTAATGCTCTAAAAACCAAGCTTCAAAAGGATGGTGATGAAGGTTCATCAAGGATTAATTATCAACAAAATGAAATGGTCCCACTtgatttctctaaaaaaatttgttcaaaatcTGAGGCTAATAAGATTTTggttgaagaaaatattgatggtgatgaagatgaaattgtGGATGACCAATTGAGGTGTCTAAGAAAATTGATACCAGGAGGAGAAGAGATTATATGTGATGAGGAAATGGTGAATGAATTAGAGAGCTATGTAAGTTGTTTGCAAATGCAGGTGAATATTCTTCAGTGCCTCACTCATCAGACAAGTTGA
- the LOC11437666 gene encoding LOW QUALITY PROTEIN: nifU-like protein 3, chloroplastic (The sequence of the model RefSeq protein was modified relative to this genomic sequence to represent the inferred CDS: inserted 1 base in 1 codon), whose amino-acid sequence MLGGALSTPTTQCLKTRTTIVTMLYPSHRLLSTHFCLFKNLIAGNRRFSSNESCFLRGHQINIKQVFGLISRRAPRNKAGFVVSPRCVLPLTEENVEKVLDEVRPGLMADGGNVALHEIDGLVVILKLQGACGSCPSSTMTLKMGIETRLRDKIPEILEVEQILDTETGLELTEDNVESVLSEIRPYLIGTGGXNIRTC is encoded by the exons ATGTTGGGTGGTGCACTTTCAACTCCAACAACTCAATGCCTCAAAACAAGAACAACAATAGTTACGATGCTTTATCCATCTCATAGATTATTGTCCACACATTTTTGTCTCTTTAAG aATCTTATAGCAGGTAATAGAAGATTTTCATCAAATGAGAGTTGTTTTCTCAGAGGTCATCAAATTAATATTAAGCAAGTTTTCGGGCTTATCTCTCGTCGAGCTCCAAGAAACAAAGCAG gATTTGTTGTTTCTCCAAGATGTGTCTTGCCACTGACAGAAGAGAATGTAGAAAAAGTTTTGGATGAAGTAAGGCCTGGTTTGATGGCTGATGGAGGGAATGTGGCATTGCATGAGATAGATGGTCTCGTTGTTATCCTCAAACTACAAGGAGCGTGTGGATCATGTCCTAGCTCAACCATGACATTAAAGATGGGGATTGAAACTCGCCTTCGCGATAAGATTCCAGAAATCTTGGAGGTTGAACAGATACTAGATACTGAGACTGGTCTTGAGCTAACCGAAGATAATGTTGAAAGT GTTCTTTCAGAAATTAGACCATATCTTATTGGAACTGGGG GGAACATTAGAACTTGTTGA